One window of the Petroclostridium xylanilyticum genome contains the following:
- a CDS encoding FMN-binding protein, whose product MKRKTILILTVLLTVGLTACTSKRIHYQAGSYEGVGEGHHGPIKVMITTDQYRIKEIKIIEEYEMPELSKIVYEKIPKRVIKANRADVDVVAGATYTSKGLIEAITDGLSKAKIKEK is encoded by the coding sequence TTGAAAAGAAAGACCATCTTGATTTTAACCGTATTATTAACAGTTGGACTAACAGCTTGTACATCAAAAAGAATACATTATCAGGCAGGAAGCTATGAAGGAGTTGGGGAAGGTCATCATGGACCTATAAAAGTAATGATAACCACAGATCAATACAGGATAAAAGAAATTAAGATCATAGAAGAGTACGAAATGCCTGAGCTTAGCAAAATAGTATACGAAAAAATTCCAAAAAGGGTTATTAAAGCCAATAGGGCAGACGTAGATGTAGTAGCGGGAGCAACGTATACCAGTAAAGGGCTTATAGAGGCCATTACTGATGGACTTAGTAAGGCAAAGATAAAGGAAAAGTAG
- a CDS encoding NAD(P)/FAD-dependent oxidoreductase, whose protein sequence is MSSKKKVVILGGGYGGVLTAKKLAKKFKKDDSVEITLIDKKPYHTLLTELHEVAAGRVEEDAIRIDLKKIFAGRKVNVVLDEITDIDFKDQVLRSGRSSYKYDYLVIGTGCKPTFFGIPGAEEYTQKLWSYEDAVHLREHILNMFRKAVKETNEEARQKLLTFVVVGGGFTGIEMIGELGEWKDRLCEDFHIEKEEVKLYVVDVLPTILPNLPKNLIKKAEKRLEKLGVNIITGAGITKVTEDSVTLGDKEIIDTYTVIWAAGVEGSDLVGKMDLEQKGRKRIVINDKLQAPGYENVYVVGDNMFYIPEGEERPVPQMVENCEHAAPIIAHNIYTDIKGGQKKSYKPEFHGVMVCIGGRYGVAHLGVPGKFISLSGFFAMFIKHFINLVYFFQVAGFNKCWSYMLHEFFHVKDRRSFVGGHFAKASPNFWLVPLRIFVGYKWLEQGLHKLPGILQDPSKIFLIPPPPTADAVTGASQAAQAAVDATSAATAAAGAAGQTVSQWGTALPVPGFIDSIVKWSMDIFFYTPDGGYTVLAQIFQAGMVIGEIVVGLLLIAGLFTAVASIVSVAMGMMIWASGMAPYEMLWYLSGGIALIGGAGSTFGLDYYVLPVLKKLWKKIGIVRKYYLYVDNISYPFNKQVKL, encoded by the coding sequence GTGAGCAGCAAGAAAAAAGTGGTTATTCTTGGTGGCGGTTACGGTGGAGTTTTAACTGCAAAAAAACTTGCAAAGAAGTTTAAAAAAGATGACAGTGTAGAAATTACACTAATCGATAAAAAGCCATATCATACGCTACTTACTGAACTTCATGAGGTTGCGGCCGGAAGAGTTGAAGAAGATGCTATCAGGATTGACTTAAAGAAAATATTTGCAGGTAGAAAAGTCAATGTCGTACTTGATGAAATTACAGATATAGATTTTAAAGATCAGGTACTAAGGTCGGGGAGAAGCTCTTACAAATACGATTATTTAGTAATAGGTACCGGATGTAAGCCAACGTTTTTTGGTATACCGGGGGCAGAGGAATATACCCAAAAGTTATGGTCTTATGAAGATGCTGTTCATCTGCGGGAACACATTCTGAACATGTTTAGAAAAGCTGTCAAGGAAACGAATGAAGAAGCAAGACAAAAACTGCTGACTTTTGTTGTAGTGGGTGGCGGTTTTACCGGTATAGAAATGATTGGTGAATTGGGTGAGTGGAAGGATAGACTATGTGAAGACTTCCATATCGAGAAAGAGGAAGTTAAATTATACGTGGTAGATGTTTTGCCTACAATCCTACCAAATTTACCTAAGAATTTAATTAAAAAAGCTGAAAAAAGGCTTGAAAAATTAGGTGTCAACATAATAACCGGTGCTGGCATCACAAAAGTTACAGAAGATTCGGTTACATTAGGAGATAAAGAAATCATAGACACATATACTGTAATCTGGGCAGCTGGCGTTGAAGGTTCGGACCTTGTTGGCAAGATGGACCTTGAGCAGAAGGGTAGAAAAAGGATAGTTATAAATGACAAGCTGCAGGCTCCAGGTTATGAAAATGTTTATGTTGTTGGGGATAATATGTTCTATATTCCTGAAGGTGAGGAACGTCCTGTCCCACAGATGGTAGAAAACTGTGAGCATGCCGCGCCTATCATTGCACATAACATTTATACCGATATAAAAGGTGGCCAAAAGAAGTCCTATAAACCGGAATTCCACGGTGTAATGGTATGTATAGGCGGGCGTTACGGGGTAGCACATTTGGGTGTTCCGGGCAAGTTCATTAGCTTATCCGGCTTTTTTGCAATGTTTATAAAGCATTTTATAAACCTGGTCTACTTCTTCCAGGTAGCCGGATTTAATAAATGCTGGTCCTACATGCTGCATGAATTCTTCCATGTGAAAGATAGGAGAAGTTTTGTCGGCGGGCATTTTGCGAAGGCGTCTCCAAACTTCTGGTTGGTACCGCTTAGAATTTTTGTTGGTTACAAATGGCTAGAGCAGGGTTTGCATAAGTTGCCTGGAATATTACAAGATCCTTCAAAGATCTTCTTAATACCGCCTCCACCAACAGCAGATGCTGTAACAGGGGCATCACAAGCAGCACAGGCGGCTGTTGATGCTACAAGTGCCGCAACAGCTGCAGCGGGAGCAGCAGGGCAAACAGTGTCTCAATGGGGAACGGCTTTACCGGTACCGGGCTTTATTGACAGCATTGTTAAATGGTCCATGGATATATTTTTCTATACACCCGATGGAGGATATACCGTTTTAGCCCAGATATTCCAGGCAGGTATGGTAATAGGTGAGATAGTGGTAGGATTGCTGTTAATCGCCGGATTATTTACAGCAGTTGCATCCATTGTTTCGGTTGCAATGGGTATGATGATATGGGCTTCAGGTATGGCACCATACGAGATGTTGTGGTATCTAAGCGGGGGTATAGCCCTAATAGGTGGCGCAGGAAGCACTTTTGGTCTGGATTACTATGTATTGCCTGTACTAAAGAAACTATGGAAGAAAATAGGAATTGTAAGAAAGTACTATCTATATGTAGACAATATCAGTTATCCGTTCAATAAACAAGTTAAACTTTGA
- a CDS encoding glycoside hydrolase family 127 protein: MKQRKDSKELSQKNGLMIPVSHKNVNINDGFWTQYIDLVRNVVIPYQWDALNDRIPGAEPSHAIENFRIAAGETEGEFYGCVFQDSDVAKWLEAVGYSLAAHPDSELERTADEVIDIIAKAQQENGYLNTYFTIKEPDKKWTNLRDCHELYCAGHMIEAAVAYYKATGKRKLLDVVCRFVDHIETVFGPETGKKKGYPGHEEIELALVKLYRVTGEEKYLRLSKFFIDERGRKPYYFEIEAEARGNKNFYNMWDKMGPSYFQAHLPVREQATAEGHAVRAVYLYSGMADVAAETGDKELLEACKKLWDNIISKRMYITAGIGSMSIGEAFTFDYDLPNDTAYAETCAAIGLVFFAHRMLQIDINNCYSDVMERALYNSVLSGMSQDGKRFFYVNPLEVWPEACEKNKIKEHVKVTRQPWFGCACCPPNVARLLASLGQYIYSINKDELYTHLYIGGEAEVDILGHKVIIKQETQYPWDEKVVIKVLTAQEKEFALALRIPGWCNNAKISVNGEGINIDDIKVNGYAKIKRNWKNEDVIELVLPMPVLRIKAHPNVRENIGKVALQRGPIVYCLEEVDNGANLHDILLPKNSEFRVDFESELLGGVCVITTVAERGNYITWGNELYKPDVNVESEPVTVKFIPYYAWANRTPGEMVVWVREKKF, from the coding sequence ATGAAGCAGAGAAAGGATTCTAAAGAGTTATCACAGAAGAATGGTTTAATGATACCGGTGTCCCATAAAAATGTTAACATCAACGATGGGTTTTGGACACAATACATCGATTTAGTGAGAAATGTGGTGATCCCATACCAATGGGATGCATTAAATGACCGTATCCCTGGCGCGGAGCCCAGTCACGCAATTGAAAATTTCCGTATTGCTGCCGGTGAGACAGAAGGTGAATTTTATGGATGTGTTTTTCAGGACAGCGATGTTGCAAAATGGCTGGAAGCAGTCGGGTATAGTTTAGCTGCACATCCAGATTCCGAATTAGAAAGGACAGCAGATGAGGTTATTGATATTATTGCTAAGGCCCAGCAGGAGAATGGGTATTTGAATACTTATTTTACAATCAAGGAACCGGATAAAAAGTGGACCAATCTTCGTGATTGCCATGAATTATATTGTGCCGGTCATATGATAGAAGCAGCGGTAGCTTACTACAAAGCTACCGGGAAAAGGAAACTGCTTGATGTGGTGTGCCGCTTTGTAGATCACATTGAAACTGTATTCGGACCAGAAACGGGAAAAAAGAAAGGATACCCGGGGCATGAAGAGATTGAATTGGCACTGGTTAAACTGTATAGAGTGACAGGAGAAGAAAAGTATCTTCGCTTAAGTAAATTTTTTATTGATGAACGGGGAAGAAAACCATATTATTTTGAGATAGAGGCAGAAGCCAGAGGAAATAAAAATTTTTATAATATGTGGGATAAGATGGGTCCCAGCTATTTTCAAGCACACTTACCGGTGCGCGAACAAGCCACGGCTGAAGGGCATGCGGTTAGAGCAGTTTATCTGTATTCCGGTATGGCTGATGTTGCAGCTGAAACAGGTGATAAGGAGTTGCTGGAAGCCTGTAAGAAGTTATGGGACAATATAATATCAAAGAGAATGTACATCACTGCCGGTATAGGTTCTATGTCCATTGGTGAGGCATTTACATTTGATTATGATCTGCCCAATGATACTGCGTACGCTGAAACATGTGCAGCAATAGGTTTGGTATTTTTTGCTCATAGAATGCTTCAAATTGATATTAATAACTGTTACTCGGATGTTATGGAGAGGGCATTGTATAATTCAGTGCTTAGTGGTATGTCACAGGATGGCAAAAGATTTTTTTATGTAAATCCTCTTGAAGTATGGCCGGAAGCATGCGAAAAGAATAAGATTAAAGAACATGTTAAGGTTACAAGGCAGCCTTGGTTTGGATGCGCTTGCTGCCCGCCAAATGTTGCAAGATTGTTGGCTTCGCTTGGTCAGTATATCTATTCAATAAATAAAGATGAACTATATACTCATTTATATATTGGGGGAGAGGCCGAGGTTGATATTTTAGGACATAAAGTAATTATAAAGCAAGAAACTCAGTATCCGTGGGATGAAAAAGTGGTAATCAAGGTTCTTACAGCGCAGGAAAAAGAATTTGCACTGGCATTACGCATTCCTGGCTGGTGCAATAATGCAAAAATCAGTGTTAATGGTGAAGGGATAAATATTGATGATATTAAAGTCAACGGTTATGCTAAAATAAAGCGGAACTGGAAAAATGAAGATGTCATTGAATTAGTTTTGCCAATGCCTGTACTTCGTATAAAAGCCCATCCAAATGTAAGAGAAAATATTGGAAAAGTAGCTTTGCAACGGGGACCAATAGTTTACTGTCTTGAAGAAGTTGATAATGGAGCTAATTTACATGATATATTGCTGCCTAAAAATTCTGAATTCAGAGTTGACTTTGAAAGTGAGCTTCTAGGCGGTGTATGTGTAATTACAACAGTGGCAGAGCGTGGCAATTACATAACCTGGGGAAATGAACTATATAAACCGGATGTCAATGTTGAGAGCGAGCCGGTTACAGTCAAATTCATTCCTTATTATGCATGGGCAAATCGTACACCTGGTGAAATGGTCGTTTGGGTGAGAGAAAAAAAGTTTTGA
- a CDS encoding carbohydrate ABC transporter permease encodes MKRSYSSRMIAHIFLGIGALTMIFPFIWMVSTSLKSLREVFIFPPILFGETIHWENYLKISDRFPFVQFFMNSIKISAVVVVVQVLTSSMAGFVFARLRFRFRDTLFALYLATMMIPVHVTLVPTFILMRFYGLVDTHASLILPNLVSAFGTFLMRQFFLTIPAALEDAGKIDGCTPFGIYWRIFLPLSQPAIATLSVFVFMGIWNDFIRPLVFINTLKRMTLPLGLASLQGMYSTDWPVLMAGTVISLLPVIIAFLLAQDFFIRGVTLSGLKGE; translated from the coding sequence ATGAAAAGAAGTTACAGTTCTCGAATGATTGCCCATATATTCCTTGGTATAGGAGCTTTGACAATGATTTTTCCATTTATATGGATGGTCAGCACTTCACTAAAGTCTCTGCGGGAGGTGTTTATATTTCCGCCAATACTGTTCGGTGAGACAATCCATTGGGAAAATTATTTAAAAATCTCCGATAGGTTTCCATTTGTTCAGTTTTTTATGAATAGTATCAAAATTTCAGCGGTTGTAGTGGTAGTCCAGGTATTGACCAGTTCTATGGCGGGGTTTGTCTTTGCTCGGCTAAGATTCCGTTTTAGAGATACATTATTTGCATTATACCTTGCTACTATGATGATTCCTGTTCATGTAACCCTGGTACCGACTTTTATATTAATGCGCTTTTATGGATTAGTTGATACTCATGCTTCCCTTATTTTGCCCAATCTGGTTTCTGCCTTTGGTACCTTTTTAATGCGGCAGTTTTTCTTAACAATTCCGGCTGCTCTTGAAGATGCAGGTAAAATAGATGGCTGTACCCCGTTTGGTATATATTGGAGAATTTTTCTTCCCTTATCACAACCGGCTATAGCCACTCTGAGTGTATTTGTTTTTATGGGAATATGGAATGATTTCATAAGGCCTCTTGTATTTATCAATACGTTGAAACGTATGACATTACCCCTTGGATTAGCATCACTGCAGGGGATGTATTCTACTGACTGGCCGGTATTGATGGCTGGGACAGTGATTAGTCTTTTGCCGGTTATAATAGCCTTTTTATTAGCCCAGGATTTCTTCATCCGTGGGGTGACACTGTCCGGATTAAAAGGCGAGTAA
- a CDS encoding carbohydrate ABC transporter permease, with protein sequence MRLKKLLYSDSAWAVVLLLPNFLGFLTFVFLPVIAAFVLSFAQWDLINPIKWVGFGNYIELFKDEVFIKVFWNTIYFSVGTVPVGIALSLLLAIALDQNIMGIKFYRAAYFLPVISSMVAVAVVWQWIYNPEYGLLNFLLSVIGIKGPSWLSSTTWAMPAIMITNIWKGLGFNMLLFLAGLQGISESYYEAADMDGASWFAKFRHITIPLLSPTTFFVTVMSIINSFQVFDSVFLMTKGGPNRSTSVLVHYLYQNAFQYFRMGYASAIAYVLFFLVLFFTLIQLWRQKSWVVY encoded by the coding sequence ATGCGGTTAAAGAAGCTTTTATATAGTGATAGTGCCTGGGCAGTAGTTCTGCTGCTACCCAATTTTCTTGGCTTTTTAACATTTGTATTTTTACCTGTAATAGCTGCTTTTGTTCTTAGCTTTGCTCAATGGGACCTTATAAATCCTATAAAATGGGTAGGGTTTGGAAATTACATTGAACTATTTAAAGATGAGGTTTTTATAAAGGTATTTTGGAATACTATCTACTTTTCAGTTGGAACAGTTCCGGTAGGAATTGCTCTTTCGCTTCTACTAGCCATAGCATTGGATCAGAATATTATGGGGATTAAATTTTATAGGGCTGCTTATTTCCTTCCGGTAATCTCTTCAATGGTGGCTGTAGCCGTTGTATGGCAGTGGATTTACAATCCGGAATATGGGTTGCTTAACTTTCTTTTGAGTGTGATAGGGATCAAAGGACCTAGCTGGTTAAGTAGTACCACTTGGGCAATGCCGGCAATTATGATAACTAATATATGGAAAGGATTAGGGTTCAATATGCTTCTTTTCTTAGCAGGACTTCAGGGAATATCAGAAAGTTACTATGAAGCTGCTGATATGGATGGAGCCAGTTGGTTTGCAAAGTTCCGCCATATAACCATTCCTCTTCTTTCTCCAACAACCTTTTTTGTTACGGTGATGTCTATAATAAATTCTTTCCAGGTATTTGATTCGGTATTTTTGATGACAAAAGGTGGCCCCAACCGTTCAACGTCAGTCTTGGTCCATTATTTATATCAAAACGCTTTTCAGTACTTTAGAATGGGATATGCCAGTGCCATAGCCTATGTACTCTTCTTCCTGGTATTGTTCTTTACGCTTATACAGCTTTGGCGGCAAAAAAGCTGGGTAGTATACTAG
- a CDS encoding ABC transporter substrate-binding protein, giving the protein MKKLSIFLVHVLVFVLLFSGCSNGGSKNSDAGNSNESSKSEEQVKKGEGKSSEGKVTLQFMGWEASPLETESVKKGLETFMSSNPNIKVEYTPVPNAQYASKLLTMMAGGAAPDVFFCGTDTYRAFQSKGELLDLTAYFDSEYKIDDFIPSAVEIMRINGRIYGVSSCTVSPVLYYNKEIFDKAGLPYPPSNPDKAWSWEEFVNVAKKLTIKDGDKTTQFGVYGLENFYMTTAAILSNGGKVFNNDMSKCALNTSETKQVLQAILDLRKKEGVSPEAMFLEQIGMKGSQMLQTGKIGMLIDGSWALQELAQMKFPVGVGVLPKFKDAVTHGQAHVHAAWAKTPNPKEAWALISFLSSEKYQTDLIRAGLWMPNRRSLYTEEGITKWYNKDAHPEGFKELVPYFEKAQVYPQALNYKNKVNDIINDELEAFWYDNQPIDQVLARIEQKVNEELASK; this is encoded by the coding sequence ATGAAAAAGCTTTCTATATTTTTGGTACATGTATTAGTATTTGTTTTGTTGTTCAGTGGGTGTTCAAATGGTGGCAGCAAGAATTCAGATGCAGGAAATTCAAACGAATCTTCAAAATCAGAAGAACAGGTAAAAAAAGGAGAGGGTAAGTCTTCAGAAGGAAAAGTAACCCTGCAGTTTATGGGATGGGAAGCCAGTCCCTTGGAAACTGAAAGTGTTAAAAAAGGCTTGGAAACTTTCATGTCTTCAAACCCTAATATCAAAGTGGAGTATACTCCCGTGCCGAATGCCCAATATGCTTCAAAATTACTTACAATGATGGCTGGAGGAGCTGCCCCTGATGTTTTCTTCTGCGGAACTGACACTTATCGTGCCTTTCAATCAAAAGGAGAGTTGTTGGACCTTACAGCTTACTTTGATAGTGAATATAAAATTGATGATTTTATACCTTCTGCAGTAGAAATAATGAGAATAAATGGTCGTATATACGGTGTGAGCAGTTGTACCGTTTCGCCAGTCCTTTACTACAATAAGGAGATCTTTGACAAGGCAGGTCTGCCGTACCCTCCAAGTAACCCTGACAAAGCATGGAGCTGGGAAGAATTCGTAAATGTTGCAAAAAAACTGACAATAAAAGATGGCGACAAGACTACTCAATTTGGTGTATATGGTTTGGAAAACTTCTATATGACTACGGCAGCTATTCTATCAAATGGTGGTAAGGTGTTCAATAATGATATGTCCAAATGTGCGCTTAATACATCAGAGACAAAACAGGTTTTACAGGCAATTTTAGATTTGAGAAAGAAAGAGGGAGTCAGTCCTGAGGCTATGTTCCTGGAGCAGATAGGAATGAAAGGTTCCCAGATGCTGCAGACTGGTAAAATTGGAATGCTAATAGACGGGTCATGGGCTTTACAGGAGCTTGCACAAATGAAGTTTCCTGTTGGAGTTGGTGTTTTACCAAAATTTAAGGATGCCGTTACCCATGGTCAGGCCCATGTACACGCTGCCTGGGCAAAAACTCCCAATCCGAAAGAAGCCTGGGCTCTAATTAGTTTTCTTTCTTCAGAGAAATATCAAACTGATTTAATAAGGGCTGGATTATGGATGCCCAACCGTAGATCGTTATATACTGAAGAAGGTATAACCAAATGGTATAATAAAGATGCACACCCTGAAGGATTCAAAGAGTTAGTTCCATACTTTGAGAAAGCACAAGTTTATCCACAGGCATTAAATTATAAAAACAAAGTAAATGACATTATAAACGATGAACTTGAGGCTTTCTGGTATGATAACCAACCAATAGACCAGGTATTGGCACGTATCGAACAAAAGGTAAATGAAGAATTAGCAAGTAAATAG